CGCAGATACACCCTCGGTAGAGCCATGCATCACCCACCGCAAGTGGGCATGCCAGATAGTAAGACGCAGCGGCAGCGGGATCTCGCTCGTCTCCCGGTAGCTGAACCACTGCGATGGAGGCGCTTTCAGCATATAAGGCCATAGCCAACTCTTGGGCCTAGGCCTCTTGATCGCGCTGGTCCCCGCACCTTCATCGCGCCGCCGCACAAGAAAGAGCTCCAAATTATTCTCAAACCGTCGATCCGCAAGACGCGCCTCAAGCTCCTCCGTTGTAGGTGGGTGCCATAGCGGATTAGCGAGATCATCGAGCTCGGCGTAACGATCAAAAAGACCAACGACCTCAAGTCCAGCGCGCGCAATAGCCTGATACCACGTAGCGATAGGAAGACGCGCCTCGCGCGGATGCAAAAAAGTATCGGCAAAACGCGCGCGGTTACTCATCGTGCCCATACCCATTTGGCCTAGCCTATCTGCTACTGCAGGCAGCTTAGCTGCCGCCAATCTGAGTATGTGCAGGGCAAAAGCGATATCCGCGTTTGAAGCGGGATCGATGCCTAGCAGCTGAAACACACGTTGCAATTCGTGAATCCAAGATCGCGCCGCAGTGTTGTAGACCATTAACCGCACCGTGCCACCCGGCAGTAGCGACTCACCGAGCAGCTTCAGGGTCTCACTGGGATTAGCCATGTGATGGAGCACGCCGTATACATCGATATGACTAAAGGCCTCCGCACTGCAGGGCTGACTGCAGCGCTTTAGATACTGATCTAGGTCGCCATGTTCAAAACGGATGGAGCGGGGATACCATTTGCACCGCCACCGGGCTCGTCTCAAACTGGATGCCGATAGATCTACGGTCACGATCCGGTGATCCTGTGACTCCCATTTCCGCATGATATAGGGCAGGATTTCGCCGCCTCCACCGATCAGGACATTGGTCGCCGGCAAGCTAAACTGCGCGGGATCAACTCCCGCAGCTCCCCCGAGCAGGTCCCCGGCTAAACGTGCAGCAAAATGCGAATGTGTCAGGTATCCATCTTGCCAGCGCGGTTTGGCAAAGAGAGGATAATGCGGATAGGGGTGAACCTCATAGAGGGCGCGCACCGCCTTGACGATGTGTGCACCCAGAGCTCCGGACCTAGCGTCGATCGCATTCATAAGCACCTCCGCTCACCCAATCGTACACAAAACCAATCATACACGAACCCATTGATATACAAGCCCAACATACTATGGGTCACTGGATCGCGTATTCTCGAATCTTGCGCCAAAGTTTTGCGCGGCTATAGCCTAGTTTTTTAGCCGCCTCACCTTTGTGAAAGCCTGTCGCTCTCAACGCTTCCAAGATCAGATTAATTTCCTGCTGTTTAACGCTGAGGCCGGTTTGAGCCTCATGCTGAGGACTTGGGGCTCCCTGCACCTCAGGCGTCAACTCGCTTAACCGCAGGATTTCACCCTCACCCATTACCGACGCATACTCGATATTATTACGTAATTCCCGAATATTACCTGGCCATGAATATTTCAGCAGCGCAGCCATCGCATCGTCATCAATGGCGGTGATGATGCGTTGCCGGTGACGATTAAACTCATCTATGAATAACCAAGTCAGCACCTCTATATCCCGACCTCGTGCCGCCAATCTCGGGAGAAACAGTGGCACTACACGGACCCGGTACATTAAATCAGCACGAAACTCTCCGTCGTCCACCATCTTGCGCAGAGACCTATGAGTGGCGGAGACTAATCTCGTGTTGGCATTGATCAATTTAAAAGATCCAACTGGTGAAAACTGACGCTCTTGCAATACGCGCAACAGACGTGGCTGCAGGTCACGGGGCAGTTCGGCAATCTCATCTAAGAATAGCGTGCCATGATGAGCAATTTCAAAGACACCTTTTTTATCTGCATGAGCGCCAGTGAACGCCCCCTTAACATGACCAAAAAGCTCTGAGAGCATCAGCTCTGCCGTCAGCGTGGCACAATTGAGAGCCTGGAAAGGTCCTTTCGACCGCGGACTCAGATCATGGATAGCGCGTGCCACGAGCTCCTTACCCGTACCCGATTCACCGCGAATGAGAATGTTAGCCTCGCATTTGGCCGCGCGCTCTAAGAGCTTTACAAATGCGATCATGTTCTCAGATACAGTGACCATGCCATGGAATACGGTAGGCTGGATCTTTGGACGCTTGTGTAATTTTGCCATTACATCCGTCCCTTCATCATGCCCTGCCAGTATAGAGTCGGGAGCAGATCCTTCTTAAGATGCCAGTAAAGGCGGCGCTCTTTTGTAGGGTCCAGTGGAAATGATGGCATCAACTTACCGTCATAACCGAACTCGGCCAGTATCACCTTGCCGATATCTGTAATCAAAGGACATGACGAATATCCGTCATAGCGTAGGAAGTCGCTCTGGCCGGCCAGGTGCTTCGCTATATTGGCTGCCACAACGGGTGCCTGCTTCCTAATGGCGGCACCCGTCTTACTGTTTGGCACTCCTGTAACATCACCGACACCAAAGACGTTGGGGAACTTCAGATGCTGCAAGGTATGCTTATCAACAGCTAGCCAGCCACGTTGTGCATCTTCGTCAGAAGCCAGCGGCGAATCCTTGATAACGCGCGGAGCGCTCATGGGCGGCACAACGTGTAACAGGTCAAACTTGACCTCTTCTTTAATAACCTCGCCATTGGTGACTCGTTCAAAAACCGCCACCTGATCACTGGCTCTCACGCCAACCAGTTTAGTCTGGAACCAAGTTTCAATCTCTTTGCGCGCGATGACTTTACTTAGTGAGGCTGCAAACTCCGGAATGCCAAAGATTGCTGCACCGGCACTAGCAAAAATAATGCGTGATTTCGCCCGCACACCTCGACGCCGCCAAATATCATCCGCGAGATACATGACCTTTTGTGGGGCTCCAGCGCATTTGATAGGTACCGGTGGCATTGTGAAGATCGCCGTGCCACCGCTAAAGTTCTCGATCGCCTCTCTAGCTGCATCTAACTGATCAAATTGGTAAACGGAGATCACTCCCTGTTTCCCCAAAGACTCCTGAGCACCGGCCATATGATCGTAGTTTAGTGTAAGACCGAGAGCAACCACGAGGATATCGTAGCTAAACCTCTGACCATCGGCAGATACAACCTCACGGTTATCGGGGTCGATGGACTTAACGGAGGCCTTGATCCATGTGACTCCAGGCGGAACGACGGAGGTCATGGAACGACGACTTGAATTTTTTGATACGAGGCCAACGCCAGCTAAAGTCCAGTAAGGCTGGTAATCATGAAACTCACTTGGGTCGATGATTGCAATGTGACCACCTAGCCCGTCACGCATTAAGCGCGCCGCTACCGCAATGCCACCAGTGCCGCCGCCTAGAATGAGGACCTTAAATTTTTGCTGCATCATGCGGAATCCTCACTTTGCTTTTTTAACGGGTAGCTTCAAGTATACCGTTCCGTTCGATTCTGGCTCTGGAAATTTACCTGCGGCAATGTTTACCTGCACACTTGGGAAGAGAAGCCTAGGAGCCGCGAGAGTCGCATCCCTCTTATCTCGGAACGCGACAAATTCAGATTCCGTTGTTGTTGCCCTGAGCTGGACATTGGTGTTTTTAGAGGCTCCAATAGTAGTCTCATAAGCCAACTCTCGCCCATTGGGCTGATAGTCATGGCCGACGAATACACGCGTCGACTCGGGGAGTTTGTAAAGTCGTTCTGTTATGGAGTGGAACAGAGCTTTGGAGTCACCATTGGGGAAATCACATCGTCCTGTACCGTAGTCAGGCATAAAGAGGGCATCACCTGTAAACACAGCGTCGCCGCATAGGTAACTAACACAAGCCGGTGTATGACCTGGTGTGAATAATACGAGAAATGCAAGAGAACCTGCTCTTACAGTCTCGCCATCCT
The sequence above is drawn from the Deltaproteobacteria bacterium genome and encodes:
- a CDS encoding class I SAM-dependent methyltransferase; its protein translation is MNAIDARSGALGAHIVKAVRALYEVHPYPHYPLFAKPRWQDGYLTHSHFAARLAGDLLGGAAGVDPAQFSLPATNVLIGGGGEILPYIMRKWESQDHRIVTVDLSASSLRRARWRCKWYPRSIRFEHGDLDQYLKRCSQPCSAEAFSHIDVYGVLHHMANPSETLKLLGESLLPGGTVRLMVYNTAARSWIHELQRVFQLLGIDPASNADIAFALHILRLAAAKLPAVADRLGQMGMGTMSNRARFADTFLHPREARLPIATWYQAIARAGLEVVGLFDRYAELDDLANPLWHPPTTEELEARLADRRFENNLELFLVRRRDEGAGTSAIKRPRPKSWLWPYMLKAPPSQWFSYRETSEIPLPLRLTIWHAHLRWVMHGSTEGVSAMLSRLSGTALQRLVRIGAILPGQISDPGRKASLATALVSAMPIPDARPLAQIHDAALERLIYERLQHRGCDPNRYGPVIWERLHRAQR
- a CDS encoding AAA family ATPase; the encoded protein is MAKLHKRPKIQPTVFHGMVTVSENMIAFVKLLERAAKCEANILIRGESGTGKELVARAIHDLSPRSKGPFQALNCATLTAELMLSELFGHVKGAFTGAHADKKGVFEIAHHGTLFLDEIAELPRDLQPRLLRVLQERQFSPVGSFKLINANTRLVSATHRSLRKMVDDGEFRADLMYRVRVVPLFLPRLAARGRDIEVLTWLFIDEFNRHRQRIITAIDDDAMAALLKYSWPGNIRELRNNIEYASVMGEGEILRLSELTPEVQGAPSPQHEAQTGLSVKQQEINLILEALRATGFHKGEAAKKLGYSRAKLWRKIREYAIQ
- a CDS encoding NAD(P)/FAD-dependent oxidoreductase; protein product: MMQQKFKVLILGGGTGGIAVAARLMRDGLGGHIAIIDPSEFHDYQPYWTLAGVGLVSKNSSRRSMTSVVPPGVTWIKASVKSIDPDNREVVSADGQRFSYDILVVALGLTLNYDHMAGAQESLGKQGVISVYQFDQLDAAREAIENFSGGTAIFTMPPVPIKCAGAPQKVMYLADDIWRRRGVRAKSRIIFASAGAAIFGIPEFAASLSKVIARKEIETWFQTKLVGVRASDQVAVFERVTNGEVIKEEVKFDLLHVVPPMSAPRVIKDSPLASDEDAQRGWLAVDKHTLQHLKFPNVFGVGDVTGVPNSKTGAAIRKQAPVVAANIAKHLAGQSDFLRYDGYSSCPLITDIGKVILAEFGYDGKLMPSFPLDPTKERRLYWHLKKDLLPTLYWQGMMKGRM
- a CDS encoding MBL fold metallo-hydrolase — protein: MEIKAFYDPTTFTLTYVVFDPATRDAVIIDPVLDYDPASVSTSTASLEKLYAFIDAHQLRVHYILETHAHADHLSGALELKNRYVNDAKIAIGERITRVQKTFKSVFNFPESFHADGSQFDRLWKDGETVRAGSLAFLVLFTPGHTPACVSYLCGDAVFTGDALFMPDYGTGRCDFPNGDSKALFHSITERLYKLPESTRVFVGHDYQPNGRELAYETTIGASKNTNVQLRATTTESEFVAFRDKRDATLAAPRLLFPSVQVNIAAGKFPEPESNGTVYLKLPVKKAK